One window of the Bradyrhizobium sp. NP1 genome contains the following:
- a CDS encoding CoA transferase, which translates to MIDDYAGLRVLDVSQGFAGPYCGAILARGGASVVKVEPPTGDWARTIGGSLDGHTAFSLVPNVGKRAICIDGTKPEGRNILAELAKSADIVIQNFRPGVVERLQIADAQLRPRNPDLIYVSILGFGPGPYENRPATDTIIQGFTGMMVMNRDGQGTPRRIGMLAVDTAAGIYAAQQVGAALYKRLSGRGGRHIKISLVEVAAAFQAMPILDAAMHRDRSSPPLSVPIGTFATSDGHINLSCVSNAMFQGICRALGKSDWIEDPRFASEGGRLEHAREITAEVVDILLTRPSAHWIRAFEEQDVLCGLVQDYQAFLGDSHVRGLGVTATLDGGAFEGLPVTLLPGTAAPDTRVPTPPRLGHHTREILIEHGYSQTAIDRLVEGRTVIEAK; encoded by the coding sequence GTGATCGACGATTACGCCGGACTGCGCGTCCTCGATGTGAGCCAGGGTTTTGCGGGTCCCTATTGCGGAGCGATTCTGGCGCGGGGCGGTGCGTCCGTCGTCAAGGTTGAGCCGCCGACCGGTGATTGGGCGCGCACGATTGGCGGATCGCTCGATGGTCACACGGCTTTCAGCCTCGTTCCCAACGTCGGCAAGCGCGCGATCTGCATCGACGGGACGAAGCCAGAGGGGCGGAACATCCTCGCCGAACTCGCGAAATCGGCCGACATCGTTATCCAGAACTTCCGTCCCGGTGTCGTCGAACGGCTGCAGATCGCGGACGCACAGCTAAGGCCCAGAAATCCCGACCTGATTTACGTTTCGATTCTGGGCTTCGGTCCTGGTCCGTATGAAAACCGTCCTGCCACCGACACCATTATCCAAGGCTTCACCGGCATGATGGTGATGAACCGCGATGGACAGGGTACGCCGCGGAGGATCGGAATGCTGGCGGTCGACACGGCAGCGGGAATCTATGCGGCCCAGCAAGTGGGCGCCGCACTTTACAAGCGCCTTTCCGGACGCGGCGGACGTCACATCAAAATTTCGCTTGTCGAAGTCGCGGCCGCGTTTCAAGCGATGCCTATTCTCGATGCCGCGATGCATCGCGACCGCTCCAGTCCGCCTTTGAGTGTGCCGATCGGCACGTTCGCCACCTCAGACGGTCACATCAATTTATCATGCGTGTCGAACGCGATGTTTCAGGGCATCTGTCGCGCTCTGGGCAAATCCGATTGGATCGAGGATCCTCGCTTTGCGAGCGAAGGCGGCCGTCTGGAACACGCCAGGGAAATAACTGCCGAAGTCGTCGATATTCTTCTTACCCGCCCCAGCGCTCACTGGATTCGTGCCTTCGAGGAGCAGGACGTGCTGTGCGGCCTCGTACAAGATTACCAAGCCTTCCTCGGGGATTCTCATGTGCGCGGACTCGGGGTGACCGCGACGCTGGACGGCGGCGCCTTCGAGGGCCTCCCCGTAACCCTTCTACCCGGCACTGCGGCACCCGACACGCGAGT
- a CDS encoding enoyl-CoA hydratase/isomerase family protein — protein MSNEVVRYSVSDRVAEIMLDRPPVNALSMPVIDALLTGLQKAKDDAAVRAVIIGSVHKVFCAGLDLDIVRGKSGIEAKGFVERLYFALNDVQYRMGKPTIAAIDGAARAGGMTIAISCDMIIAGDGSTFGYPEIDVGLIPALHFVHLSRLVGKHQAFGPLFLGEPFDAQTAYRMGLLSEVVPKGTALDRARKIARNFAGKSPIVMKIGRDAFARAVDADYRRAIENAAESFALIATTEDCQEGLNAFVEKRTPDYRGR, from the coding sequence ATGAGCAACGAAGTAGTCCGCTATTCCGTTTCCGACCGGGTCGCCGAGATCATGCTTGATCGCCCGCCAGTGAACGCTTTGAGTATGCCGGTGATCGATGCGCTGCTGACAGGGTTGCAAAAGGCCAAGGATGACGCAGCTGTGCGCGCGGTGATCATCGGCAGCGTCCACAAGGTATTTTGTGCCGGGCTTGACCTCGACATCGTGCGCGGAAAGTCGGGGATCGAGGCCAAGGGCTTCGTCGAGCGTCTCTACTTCGCTCTGAATGATGTTCAGTACCGGATGGGAAAACCTACGATCGCCGCAATCGACGGCGCAGCACGCGCCGGCGGCATGACCATTGCGATCTCCTGCGACATGATCATTGCTGGCGATGGGTCCACCTTCGGCTACCCCGAGATCGATGTCGGCCTCATCCCGGCACTGCACTTCGTGCACTTGTCGCGGCTGGTCGGCAAGCACCAGGCGTTCGGTCCTCTTTTTTTGGGCGAGCCATTCGATGCCCAAACTGCATACCGGATGGGTCTCTTGAGCGAAGTGGTGCCAAAGGGGACCGCGCTTGATCGCGCCCGCAAGATTGCGCGGAACTTTGCAGGCAAGTCACCGATCGTCATGAAGATCGGCCGGGATGCGTTTGCGCGTGCTGTGGACGCGGACTACCGCCGAGCGATCGAAAATGCGGCCGAGAGTTTTGCGCTTATCGCAACGACGGAAGATTGTCAGGAAGGATTGAATGCGTTCGTAGAGAAGCGGACGCCAGACTATCGAGGACGCTAA